Proteins found in one Quercus robur chromosome 2, dhQueRobu3.1, whole genome shotgun sequence genomic segment:
- the LOC126695439 gene encoding uncharacterized protein LOC126695439, with protein sequence MSVAQSLAEDINPVPKRARVEARLVLSFTDEDKVGTIQPHDDALVVMLKVRGYGVRRVMVDQGSGVEVMYPDLYEGLNLRPEDLTAYDSPLISFDGKVVIPKGQIRLPIQAGTEVVKVNFILVDAYSPYTAIVGRPWLHALRAVSLTLHLKVKYPVGDGIEELIGSQSRSQSMARQCLVVAILHQPRAGPSAPAEMGS encoded by the coding sequence ATGTCTGTGGCTCAGTCGCTAGCCGAGGACATTAACCCTGTGCCAAAGAGGGCTAGAGTGGAAGCTCGATTGGTGTTGAGTTTTACGGATGAGGATAAGGTGGGAACCATAcaaccacatgatgatgctttaGTGGTCATGCTCAAGGTAAGAGGGTATGGCGTAAGGAGAGTGATGGTAGACCAAGGCAGTGGCGTAGAGGTTATGTATCCTGACCTCTACGAAGGACTGAACTTGAGACCAGAAGATTTGACAGCATACGATTCACCTTTGATTAGTTTTGATGGGAAAGTTGTCATCCCAAAGGGTCAGATTAGATTACCCATACAAGCAGGAACAGAGGTGGTCAAGGTGAACTTTATTTTGGTGGACGCCTATTCTCCTTACACTGCCATCGTGGgaagaccttggcttcatgccctGAGGGCTGTTTCCTTAACTCTGCACCTAAAAGTGAAATACCCAGTCGGGGACGGGATCGAAGAACTCATTGGGAGTCAATCTAGGAGTCAGTCTATGGCTAGGCAGTGCCTGGTGGTTGCCATTTTGCATCAACCTAGGGCTGGGCCCTCGGCCCCTGCCGAGATGGGCTCATAG
- the LOC126712594 gene encoding putative pentatricopeptide repeat-containing protein At5g43820 isoform X1, which translates to MAFQSRRFIGFLERFNRTRYHSLYLSSPTSFFPFPFSTLDDQPSPNHIKNEINPKERFVLDQLSELLPIPRNSSAPNPFRYSENPTKQVAEFRAVDGFLLPEEKLRGVFLQKLKGKTAIEQALTNVGIELSLDIVARVVNTGILGGEAMVMFFNWAIKNPAITKDINSYRVIIKALGRRNFFKFVTEILRDMRMEGVSLDLETLSIVLDSFVRAHRVSKAIQMFGNVEEFGLKCNTGCLNVLLQCMCHRSHVSAANSFLNSVKGKIPFDVMTYNIVIGGWSKLGRVSEVESVLKAMLVDGFSPDCLTFSYLIEGLGRAGRIDDAVEIFEHMKDKGCVPDTGTYNAMIFNSISVGDFEGCMKYYKSMLSNNSDPDVITYTKLISALLKARKVADALELFDEMLSRGLIPCTGTVTSFLEPLCSYGPPHAAMMIYKKARKVGCRISLSAYKLLLMRLSRFGKCGMLLNMWDEMQECGYSSDMEVYEHVINGLCNIGQLENAVLVMEESLRKGFCPSRLIYSKLNNKLLALNKVERAYKLYLKIKDARRDENARRYWRANGWHF; encoded by the coding sequence ATGGCGTTTCAATCCCGACGATTTATCGGGTTTCTCGAGCGCTTCAACAGAACCAGGTACCATTCCCTCTACCTCTCTTCACCTACTTCATTTTTTCCATTTCCATTTTCAACTCTAGATGACCAGCCATCACCGAATCACATCAAGAACGAAATAAATCCCAAGGAACGTTTCGTTCTTGACCAGCTCTCTGAGCTTTTACCAATCCCTCGTAACTCTTCAGCACCGAACCCATTTAGATATTCTGAAAATCCCACAAAACAAGTAGCTGAATTTAGAGCAGTCGATGGTTTTTTATTGCCCGAAGAGAAATTACGAGGGGTTTTCCTTCAGAAACTGAAGGGTAAAACTGCAATCGAGCAGGCTTTAACGAATGTTGGTATTGAATTGAGTCTTGACATTGTTGCTAGAGTAGTGAACACAGGGATTTTAGGTGGTGAAGCAATGGTTATGTTTTTCAATTGGGCGATTAAGAACCCGGCTATAACTAAGGACATTAATAGTTACCGTGTGATTATCAAAGCGTTaggaagaagaaatttttttaagtttgtgaCGGAAATATTGCGTGACATGAGGATGGAAGGCGTGAGCCTTGATTTAGAGACTCTATCAATTGTATTGGACAGTTTTGTTAGAGCTCATAGAGTGTCGAAAGCAATACAAATGTTTGGAAATGTAGAAGAGTTTGGGTTGAAATGTAATACCGGGTGTTTGAATGTGCTCTTACAATGCATGTGTCATAGATCCCATGTCAGTGCTGCAAATTCGTTTTTGAATTCAGTTAAAGGGAAGATACCGTTTGATGTTATGACATATAATATTGTTATTGGTGGGTGGTCAAAATTGGGTAGAGTTAGTGAAGTTGAGAGTGTTTTGAAAGCAATGTTAGTGGATGGGTTTAGTCCTGATTGCTTGACTTTCAGTTACCTTATTGAGGGTTTAGGGAGGGCTGGTCGGATTGATGATGCAGTCGAGATTTTTGAGCACATGAAGGATAAAGGTTGTGTGCCAGATACTGGAACCTACAATGCAATGATATTTAACTCTATATCCGTTGGAGATTTTGAGGGGTGTATGAAGTATTATAAGAGTATGTTGAGTAATAACTCTGACCCGGATGTTATTACTTATACCAAATTAATTTCTGCCTTGCTTAAAGCCCGTAAAGTGGCTGATGCACTTGAGTTGTTTGATGAGATGTTGAGTCGTGGTCTTATTCCCTGCACTGGAACTGTAACCTCCTTCCTTGAACCCTTGTGTAGCTATGGTCCGCCCCATGCTGCCATGATGATTTacaaaaaagcaagaaaagttGGATGTAGAATATCGTTGAGTGCTTATAAGCTATTGCTTATGCGGCTTTCTAGGTTTGGTAAATGCGGAATGTTGTTAAACATGTGGGATGAGATGCAAGAATGCGGTTATTCTTCAGATATGGAAGTTTATGAGCATGTCATCAACGGACTTTGCAACATAGGGCAGCTGGAAAATGCAGTACTTGTTATGGAAGAGTCTTTGCGGAAGGGTTTTTGCCCTAGCAGGCTTATATATAGCAAActaaataacaaattattggCTTTGAATAAAGTAGAAAGGGCTTACAAGCTATATTTGAAGATCAAAGATGCTCGTCGTGATGAAAATGCTAGGAGATATTGGCGTGCTAATGGGTGGCACTTCTGA